In Humulus lupulus chromosome 7, drHumLupu1.1, whole genome shotgun sequence, the following are encoded in one genomic region:
- the LOC133788833 gene encoding nuclear/nucleolar GTPase 2-like gives MKTICKVAPIPRETKVWQYITLTKRIFLINCPGVVYQNNHDTETDIVLKGVVRVTNLEDASEHIGEVLTRVKKEHLKRAYKIKDWEDDNDFLVQLCKLSGKLLRDGEPDLKTAAKMVLHDWQRGKIPFFVPPPRQEEDESSIEPNVKGIGTDATEDSNKASAAFKVIASVITSQQQMTVPVQRDLFSETELRGEAAEQLPTSKRETAQQLPAAKSMLDNQLPVTES, from the coding sequence ATGAAAACTATTTGCAAGGTTGCTCCTATCCCTAGGGAAACTAAAGTATGGCAATATATCACACTTACAAAGAGGATTTTCTTAATCAACTGTCCTGGAGTTGTTTATCAAAACAACCATGACACTGAAACAGATATTGTGTTGAAGGGAGTTGTCCGTGTCACAAACTTGGAAGATGCTTCAGAACACATAGGAGAAGTTTTGACTCGAGTTAAGAAAGAGCACCTGAAAAGAGCATACAAGATAAAAGACTGGGAAGATGACAACGATTTTCTAGTTCAATTATGCAAACTGTCGGGCAAGCTCTTGAGGGATGGTGAACCTGATTTGAAGACAGCAGCAAAGATGGTACTTCATGACTGGCAGAGGggtaaaataccattttttgtgCCACCACCAAGGCAAGAAGAAGACGAGTCATCAATTGAACCCAATGTTAAAGGCATAGGCACAGATGCAACAGAGGATAGCAACAAGGCATCTGCGGCATTTAAAGTAATTGCGAGTGTTATTACGTCCCAGCAGCAAATGACTGTCCCTGTTCAAAGGGATCTTTTTAGTGAGACCGAATTGAGGGGTGAAGCAGCTGAGCAGCTTCCAACTAGCAAGAGGGAGACCGCCCAGCAACTTCCAGCTGCTAAGAGTATGTTAGATAACCAACTTCCAGTAACTGAGTCTTAG
- the LOC133788835 gene encoding nuclear/nucleolar GTPase 2-like codes for MSNNYNVILKERKLPLSLLNDHQNQARVHLLDREPFQDAFGPKTKRKRPRLLAFDYDSLLKKADGSQDAFEEKHADDVNVEGGEGDGFRDLVRHNMFEKGQSKRIWGELYKVIDSSDVVVQVLDARDPQGTRCHHLERHLKGHCKHKNMILLLNKCDLIPSWATKGWMRVLSKEYPTLSFHASVNKSFGKGSLLSVLRQFARLKSDKQAISVEFVGYPNVGKSSVINTL; via the coding sequence ATGTCGAATAACTATAATGTTATTTTAAAGGAGAGAAAATTGCCTTTGTCTCTCTTGAATGATCACCAGAACCAAGCGAGAGTTCATCTACTCGACAGAGAGCCCTTTCAGGATGCTTTTGGACCAAAGACTAAGAGGAAGCGCCCAAGACTCTTAGCTTTTGATTATGATTCTTTACTAAAAAAAGCTGACGGTTCTCAGGATGCATTTGAGGAGAAGCATGCTGATGATGTCAATGTTGAAGGAGGTGAAGGGGATGGATTCAGAGACCTGGTTCGACATAATATGTTTGAGAAGGGTCAAAGTAAACGTATTTGGGGTGAACTTTACAAAGTAATAGATTCTTCAGATGTTGTTGTTCAGGTTTTGGATGCAAGGGACCCACAAGGTACAAGGTGTCACCACTTAGAAAGGCATTTGAAAGGGCATTGCAAACACAAAAACATGATTCTTTTGTTAAACAAGTGTGATTTGATTCCTTCATGGGCAACAAAAGGATGGATGAGGGTACTATCCAAGGAATATCCAACTCTTTCTTTCCATGCTAGCGTTAACaagtcatttggcaagggttctCTTCTATCAGTTTTGAGACAGTTTGCTCGCTTGAAGAGTGACAAGCAAGCAATTTCTGTCGAATTTGTTGGATATCCCAATGTTGGGAAGTCATCAGTTATTAACACATTGTGA